The Metallosphaera hakonensis JCM 8857 = DSM 7519 genome includes the window GTACGTGTTGAGAAACCAGGCTAGGAGCAAGGGGGTTAACGGGTAATCTTGAGATCTTTTTCTCTCCTGAAAGGAGTCTCCCATGAGAGGGCCAAGGGTCTCCGTGTTCGGAAGTCTCGCCGTTAACAAGTACCACAGAACTCCTAGGAATCGAGGAGTGCATCTTTTTAGCGACTCCCTTAACATATATTATGGATCCAAAGGAAGCGTATAACATAAGGGCCATATCTGAGGTAAAACTTGAACCAAGGGGTCTAATCCACGGGGAAACGTGGATAAAGGACAACAACTACTTAACCACGATCTACCTTAATGGAAAACCCCTCCTGGAAGGTAAGGTAAGTCTACCCAGGTTCCACGGGGACGACCTCTATTACGTCAGAAATGACGGTTCAGCGAGTCTGATGGTTCAGTCGGCGTACGGAGAACCCAGGGTCGCGGCCGAACTGGGCAAAATACTGAAATACGAGAGGCACGTCAAGGGTCTCCTTATCCTGGGAGAGGACCTCCTGGACAAGCAGTCTGCGATCGCTCCCTTCTCTACAGAAAAAATGAAGTACAGGTTTGACGGCAGGGGGTTACTGAGGACCAGGACTTCGCTCTACCTCCTCAAGGACCGGGAGTTAACCAAGATGTTGGGAGGGGACTTCGATGTGACCGATTTTTCCACCAACGGTAAAAGGGTGGTGGTCTCGACGACTCAACCCGACGACGACCTGGGACTTAACGGCCTATACGAACTTGACGTAGATAACGGTGAGATGTGGAGGATCGACAGGAAAGAAGGGATTATCTCGGCGATCTCCGTGAATGAGGGAGGGGAAGTAGTCTATCTGGGTCACGATAAGGGAAAAAACCCGTGGGCTGTCAAGGAGGTGATACTCCCTGAGAGAGGAGAGAGATACCAGTGCGGGAACACCTGTGGATCTTCCGTGCTCACAGACGTCTTCGACGGAGCCAAGGAGAGGCTGATCTACCACGATGACGAAATAATTACGCTTGGACAAGTAGGTGGAGAGGTTAATCTCTACAGGATCGCAGATGGAAAGGTGGAGAAGATCACCCAAGGAAACCACGTAATAAGGCTGTTCGATTACAACGGTTCATTGGCTTACTCGTTTACAACTCCTGAGAAACCTTCCTTGCTTTTCCATGACGGGATATATGACCCAAATCCCCACGTCAAGGGACTGACCCCGGTCAAGGTGAACTCCAAGATTGAGGGATGGGGGATCATCACGGGCGACAATCCCACCATCCTGTTCATTCACGGCGGTCCCCATATGGCCTACGGTTACTCCTACTTCGTGGAGTTTCAATTCTTTGCGTCCAACGGTTTCAACGTAATTTACGCAAATCCCACGGGCAGTCAAGGTTACGGCGAGGAGTTCGCAAAAGGATGCGTTGGGGACTGGGGAGGTAAGGATATGAGGGAACTACTTGATTTCGTGAATGACGCCAGGAGGCAGTTCAACCTCTCCAAGAAGATCGGAGTAACGGGAGGATCCTACGGAGGGTTCATGACCAACTGGATAGAGACCCATACGGACGTGTTTTCGGCTGCCGTGAGCGAGAGGGGCATATCGAACCTAGTGAGCATGTGCGGGACCAGCGACATAGGGTTCTGGTTCAATGCCGTAGAGGCCGGAGTTGAGGACCCCTGGTCTAGGGAGGGGATGGATAAGCTCATGAGGATGTCGCCGATCTATTACGTGGACAACGCTAAAACGCCAATAATGTTCATACATGGAGAGGAAGACTACCGATGCCCCATAGAACAGGCGGAACAGTTCCATGTGGCCCTTAGATCTAGGGGAGTTGAAAGTAAGCTGGTGAGGTACCAAGGAGACGGACACGAACACGCTAGAAAGGGGAAACCAGACAACATGGTGCACAGGCTCAACCTGAAGTTGGAATGGTTCAGGTCCCATCTCTAGAGGAGATGGTCTAAGGAGCACTCTGCTGTATAGAATCTAGTCAATCGATCAGGAAATAGAAAAGTGAAAGATGAAGTTCTTCCACATATATTGTTTGTCAGAGAATTGTGAATTCTATGACTCTGTAAATAATTACTTCGATATTTATTCTTTTCTTAAGATAAATAACGCGTATAATGAAGTTCTAATAGGGTGATTCAGGAGTCCATTACAAATTGTAATGATGGCAAAAATAGATCAAATAAAGGAAATTGTTAAGCGATAATCCTCACACAGTTAATACGAGAGTGTTCAATTAAATTCGTTCTATTTCGATAAATTAACTGAATTCGTAAAGGAGACGTGAATCGGGCGGATGACGAAGAGAACTTAATTATTTTATGATTATTTTGAATAAAAAAGTTAATAAAACTATGAAGAGTCTTAACAAACGAATTTCCTATTGAGCTCACCGTTCATTTTTAGCTTGGATTCCCTATAAATGAGCTTGAATTATCAGATTTTTCCTCTTTAGTATTTTTTATATCTAATATCTCAAAATATAGAATATTATCCCATGGAATATAGATTTTTCTTCCTTCATTAGACAACACGAGCTCGTCTCTTATATCAGTTATGGTTCCCTCCATGGAATCTTTGCTAGTGTGCACCTTGACTTTGATATCGATACCTGCAGACATGAAAATCGATGACTCTATATCAGTTTTATACCTAAATTTATGAGGAGGAAGGACACGGATAAAAATAAGGAATACTGTTATTAGTGGAATTTCATAAAGTAAAAATAATGTGAGGAAAGATATATTCTCATACAGTTTATATTGATTGATTGCATAAATAATTAAAAAAAGTATGAAATATACGACTTTGAGAAATTAGGATCATAAGAATTCAGTGAGCCTTCTAGTATTTTGTATATTCTACGTTGTTTAGAGAGTTTATACATTATATAAGCGAATACTTTGTTAAAATACGGCATATAAAGAAAAGCATAAGGGAAAATATAAAGGAAAGGTAAAATAATTAATAAAAGAATAAAAGAAGATATTAACGAGGCAAATATAGTGAAGTATATCGCTAGTTCTAGAAGCGCAAAGAGTGAAGCAAGCTCATATAATTCTCGTAACGATATTGAACTATCTGCTATTTCAGTGGCACGGAAGATTGCCCTTACAATCCTACGTCTATTCGTTGAAATAGCGTAATATCTAGTATATAAGAAACCTATAATAGATACTATTGCAGAGATAATTGCAGAAATTATATACGGTAAGATATTTAAAAACGCTGAAGATTCGGAATTCATGCCTAATCATTCAGAAGTCACGGTCTGGAATTTAAATAGACAGAAGTTAATGCTAAGGATATAAAAGTCAACTTGCCTAATTTAGTGAGGATAATACACGGATTTACATAGAACGTTCCTGCGATATGTAATCTAGGAATAACACGGAATAAAATATCTATATAGAAGTGCGGAGGCGATTCAAGTTACCTTTGCGAATTCAGTTTATTTAGAGAAATAGTTAGAGAAATAGAGTGAATTTAATTGAGCTACCTTACATTGACTACGTAGGGATTCCTGCTTAACAATTTTCTTTACTTGGTCTATTTGGTATAATTACAATTCACAATTAATACCTGAATCGCTCTCGATATTTTCCCCATCATAGAAATTGCATTATTTCTAGTAAAATTGGTGAAACACAACTGCCTGAAATTCTTCAATCTTCGCCCGCGCAACATCGTCTTAGCCCCTTCTTATGAAACCGTAAATCGTGATTCCTAGTCCCACGAAGAACAAAATGATACCAAGAATAAACATGAGGCCAGCAACTTCAATTGACGAGGATATACCGGTAACCGCTATGTCAACGAGGATTGGAACACTGGAGTTATCCTCCACGTACACGCTAGGCGAGGTGCCGTTAATTAGGAAAGCCTCGGCCTTAGTACTAGAGGAGCTTTCGACCACTTTACCTTTAATCACGATCTTAGGCGGGGTGGATCCGTTGTATGCAATACTTACGGTACTGATTCCACTTCTTAAGGAGACCGTCTTTCCTTCCCCAGGGGACAGAGAATACGTAGCTATGGAAATTCCTGTCCTGGCGATGGAGAAACCACCCGCGGCTAGAACTAACCCTATGACTAAAATGATTACACCCACGATGACAATTTTCTTTCTCATGAAGTTCGTTGACATCATGCAATATATAACCTTAAGCCAAATTGGTCCTTCATCACGTCCCTCAGCTCCGATAATTTTGTGTGATTAATCTCACTAAATTCAAGGTAATCGATGAACCAGGGTTGAGACACAGGTTACTCCTTAATGGAAAAAGGGATTCATGAAGCTCCGCGCTAAAAATTTACAGTAATGCTAGAAGTGGAGATGACCGAGGCTCCCTTATATATTTATGGATATAATGTCATTTTCAGGTTAGTAGTTCCCGCAAGTATTTACCCTAGAAATCTCGGGTCTCTACCTAAGAACTTGTCAGAAGCACCGGAGAAATACACAACGTATCTTATAGCTTGGAAGCGACCCGATACTGTTTAGATATCTCCCTCAATGGTAATTTACGAGCAATGCGGTCCATCCACGATCACAAAACTGTGTCCACCCAGTCATCACCGAGATATTCAACAGGTAAGACCTCAAGGGAAGCTAATTCACGACGGACTTGCAAAATATCGGGAGCTACCAGCTAGAGTTGTGTATTTCGCCTGAAAATGGGGTTTCTTACACATTTATATGGGTAAGCCTGCAAAATAACTATCCCCAGAGCATGTGGCATTCACTCTTAGATAGCCAATCGTTACGTGACTAGAGGGACTCCTGAAGAGAACCACAAACTTGTCCTCAGCAAAGAACTCCTCAAAACATTAGAGAATCGTGAGGCGCGAAACTTGATATCTAAAACTTGACATAGCCAAGTGATGAAGCGCAATCTAGAATCTAGAGTCACTCGATACATCAGAGAAGGTTATCTGCTCTTTAAGACCTCAAGTATTAAAAAAGAAGAGCGTTTAACTTACCACGAACGTGGCACTGGCCTCCGACTTCAGCGATATCCCTGGAGTGAAGAGCTTCACGGTGTAGGAACCTGGGGACAGGTGCATGGGCAGAGCTAGCTGGAACTGAGCCTCACTACCTAGAGGCACGGCGAATCCGGTATACCAATTGACGTAGTCCCTCTTGTTCTCATTCCAAGGAGCTTGAATCACCTTGGTGGTGTAATTGGAGATCTCTGACGAATTAAGGAACACGTGCCAAGTGGAGTTATATATCTCCATGAGGGGAACGGTAGCCGGATAGGCGTCAGGCCCGTCCACGTCGGTGACGTTGAGGATCAGGAGGGTTTCGTTTCCCTTAGTGACGTCATTAGCGTAGGTTATCTCCAATTTGGGAAGTTTCGAGTAATTCACCAGAGGACCGACCACGTTACCGTAAGCCCATTGACCCGTGCCTAGGATGAAGGCTATCACCAGGACTCCAAATATCAATGCGACAACTGCAGTTCTGTCCATGAACATCACCAGAGTTTAATCAAGTTGAGGATCGGCACTTTCCTTGAGAGTGCCCTATCCCCGAACTTCCTGTAGAGCAGGGCGTCAAGACCCATTGTCCTCCCTGTTGCGGTCAGCATTAGAACTACGGATCCCGCTGTCAGAAGTGATCCGATCTGCCATTCGTCTTCACAGGTGGAACCTAACCAGTAAGCCGGAGCGAAACCCACGGACATCAGCAACGCGGCGAAGGCTGATAGCCTTGTCAGTAGTCCCAAGATCAGGAATAGCCCAGCTATTATTTCCACATAGCTAAATAGGGTGAGGAACGTTACGTCCAATGCCTTGTTCTCCAGCGTCATTAAAAGGAAAGGTTTGAAGGGACCTGCGTGTGGTAGGAAGTTAACGAGCTTACCACCGACAAAGGACGAAGAGCTCGGATCCAATTTTGCGGGCTTGAGTACGGCCTTTCTCAGCCCACCGTCCAAGAACATCCAACCCACAGCGAATCGGATTGGAAAGAGGTACTCCATCCTGGTTGAGTTCCCAGGGTTTAACTGCTTCTCAGCCATGATATCACCTGAGTCATCTTTTATGGGGGGATCTTTAAGTTTTTACTTTATAAAGTATAAACCAAAAAAAGTAAAAGAGATAAGTATTCTTCAGTGAATGTGATGAAAAATAATTGGCCGTCACAGTTTATTTCTTGGACGTTATTTAGAGATATTGATATATTTTACTAGAGATGGAGTAAGTTGTATGAAAGACTTATGGGAAAGGTGGAAAAAGTCAGTTATTAAGTGGCGTTAAACCAAGTTGTACTTCCTGAGACTTTATAAGGATAAAATAACTTCTCTGATATATTGAGTGACTTTGGACTCTTCATTGCGCTTTATACTATAACTGAGTGCATTTCTTGTGAGAGATATGAGATTCTTTCAACGTTCCATAAATAACCCTAGTGTCTTTACCAGTCCTGATCTTTCCTCTCTCTACTTCATGAAGTCTGTCCGTATGGAGCTCTTAAGCTATAACCAGAACTTCTTAGTCTAACTAATGATCGACCCATGCTGAATCAGGATCTTCAGAGAACCCTTTCCCTGGGCGTGATCCTTTTTAGACGGTGATTTAAGACAACCGGATAAATTACCGACAGACTCCTTACTGCTTTTATCACCTTGCAACATTTCCTGGCCCCCGTACTTCCAAGAGCCCATCAGCTTCTCTAATCTAGTCCCTTAGTTGTTGGGGTTAGGCGACAAGATCTTTCACATACGTTACAACATATATTATCGAGTCAAGGCTTAAATTTGAATGTACTATATCCCCTCTCCCTAGGAAGTCCATAGCCTCCTGTAAATAGGCCTTTGGAAATTACCTGCAAATGAGGATGTAAGACGCTCTAACTTCATTGGGAATTCAGGTTATTTATCAAAATAAAAAGAATTTAATTGAACATCCTTGAGTCGACTAGGTAGGAATTTGCGGGTAATAGTTTTCTTTTTTTGCATCTATCTCTATTATAATTCATTACAATATCAAATTTACGCCTTAGTCGCCAGATGACCGGGATCATTATTTTTATTCTCTCTCTCCAGTTTATCTTAGGTTTACGCGCTATGGCAAATGCAGATAGAGTTTATAACCTGATAAAGCTCCTCCTTTTCGTTGCTAGGGAAGAGGGTGCAGAGGTTATCGCAACAAAGCTACAGAAGATCTTCTTCCTGTTGGAGAAGGAGGGAGGAGTTGATCTGGGCCTAGAATTTAAGCCCTGGTTCTTTGGGCCATATAGCGAAAGGTTACAGGATTATTTAGACAAATTAATTGAGATTGGAGACGTTGACGTAAAAGAGGAAGAAATACGCGATGGATTAACCAAGGAGGTGGTAGGGCACAAAAGGACTTATGTTCTGGTTGACGAGAATTTTAAGCCATCTGACGAGAGTGACGTGATGAGTTTTTTTAGAACGTGGATCAAAAAGAGTAGACACGAAATACTTAGCTATGTCTATGAGAAATATCCTGAATACTCTAGATATTCCTTAATAAGAGACAAAATTTTAGGTGCACTTAATGGGTAAAAGGAGTAAATCGATTTTTTACAGTTACTTATATGATTCCCTAAGGTTTTATGGTACTGCCTTAAGTTTATATGAAAAAATTAAAAATAGTAGAGAACCTCTATATCCGGATTTGAGAGCTCAAGAAGAAATGAAAATCTTCCATATTGCCAGGTCATTTGAAACCTTGGGCAAAGCTTATCTAACTTCTTATGGATTTCTGATAATTTTCCCATCACTCATTATCTCAACTGCTAAAAAAGGAGGACTTAGGGCTCCTAGGCATTTACAAAAAGAGTTGAACTCGCTTTCTATTCTAGCTCGACAGGCCTTAAACCCCAAAAAGCTCACTAATAAATTAAAGCATGATCCGCTTGGGAAATCACAACTCCCCGATTTGTTTATTAGTTCTGCAAAATTCATGGAACAAATTGGAGAGAAGGAATTAGCAACGTTATACAATAAAGTCTCGGCATATTTATCTAAACCTAATAATCAGAGAAAATACGATGATATCTCACAGCTAAGAAAAGAAATTACAGATTTAATTCGGTTTAAGGAGATTTACAAGGAGCTATTCGAAATCCTCAAGAATTGTATCGAAGAAAACAGTAATGAAGCTATATGTAAAACTCTCACAGATGAAACAAAGAAGACGTTGTCTTCATTTATAAATAAAACATATTTACTAGATCAAATCTTTTCACTGTTGGATTTAGGCTTACAAGGGTTGTATGACGGGATTCTATACACTGCATATTTAGCTAGGGCCGCTGAAATAGCTGATTACACCGTAGGTAGGACAGAAGAAGATGAGAAATATCTAGCCGAAATAATAGATCATCAGGCAGAAATGTTTGAATTGTTGAAGCGGATAGAGGAAACAAACAACCAATTGATCAAGGACCATGAGCTCGACGACTTTATGGGTCAAATAGAGGAAGAGTCAAGAGAGTTCTTTAAAAAATTAGACGTAAATAGAAAGGATTCTCAAAACCCAAGTCAAGATTGATAGGATGTAAGGTCACAAACTCTAAAGATCGACAAAAAGGCTAGATATGATGAGTTATAGAATTTAATATGTTGAGTGATCGATTTAAAAATTATTACAGTTAAGATGAGTGCCTAACTCTCGATTCATTCTGGTTAAACTGTAAGACCTTTGTAACTACTCTTTACCTAGAGGAACTGAGCCGATTTTTTGATCAAATTTTTGGTCAAAATCAAAAATTGAATATATCGAGTTATACTAACGTGTAAGGTACTTCAATTTCTGGTAAAGAGAAATGGTTTACTAGTTGGCCCCTAGACAGTCAGTTAAAGATGACGGAATCTTAAGAGTCCCGATCAGTAAATAGTTGAAGTTTTTCTTACGCATCCTTTTATTGACTCAGGTTAAAACCCTGTTTATGGAAAATCAAACACAGATACCTCCTGGTCAAAGAGCTGTTAAGAAATTCATTTACTACGCTGCTCTGGGAGTTCCAGAGGTCGATATAAATGACTACAGGTTTAAAGTTACAGGACTTGTGGAGAAGGAGAGAAGTTACACCTATGAAGAGTTAATCAAGATGATGGACGTGTCCTATAAGAGGGACTTTCACTGCGTGACGGGCTGGAGCGTATTAGGAGTCGATTGGAACGGTGTGAAACTAAAGAGGTTAGTAGAGGAGAGCGTCCCCAAGAAGGAGGCTAAATGGGTAATGTTCTATTCCCTCGATGGTTACACCACGACAGTACCCTTGAGTGACGTGCTACAGGAAGACTCGGTATTGGTACTTTACGTTAACGGAAAACCCTTAACCAAGGAAATGGGGTTTCCCGCTAGGCCCTTCTTTCCTCATTTATACGGTTGGAAGAGTGCCAAGTGGGTGACGTCCATGGAGCTAATCCCTGAGTACATAGACGGTTACTGGGAAGAAAGGGGTTATCATGAAAGGGGAAACGTATGGGATGAGGAGAGGTTCAAGGGCATTTGGGGAAGGCACTCAAAGAAGAGACCTATTTTATAGCGTAGGGTTTTTTGTAGAGTTTCATGTTTAACGTCTATTCTCGAACAGGAGCGGTAGTCACGCGATAAAGAGGTCACGCTCCATCTTGTCAAAGACAGAGTATTAGTGCTTCTCGTAAGTTATTAGCCGGGGACCAAAGAGTTTAGGTAGATATTTTCCAGAAATACTACTGAAATCCCTGCTTCGATAACGTGGATGTCGCGTTATGATTGTCAGGGACAACCCGTGAGTTTCCTTCCACACTTATTGTGCACCTTCCAGTTTCTCTTTATTTTCCCTTTCCCCACCTTAAGGGTAAATGTTGTTATAAATATCTTCTTATTTAAAGAATTAGAATCTATCAAAGCAACTAACTTGGTTATAATTGTTTAGACACGGCTCAGTAAGGTTTATTAATACCGCGGTTATAATGATAGTTTATGAGTAAAACTTTCTTACGTAATGAGAGATCAGAGGACATGGGAACAAGTAAAATATTTGAGTACAGCTTGGTTAAGGGAGACCACAAGGTTTGGAAGATAAGGTTAACTTCCGTAAGCTCGGATCCCACCCAGAGCCTCATGAATCCACACCTATCCCAGTACGGGAAGATGTGTTTCGAAACCAAATCCACAGGATACGTGTGCCCCGTATGTAACCTGGACATAGACGAGTACGGATATTGTGGGTGCGGAGCGGGTTCAAGCTAGAACCAAAAAATTGTACAACTGACTTAATTTCTTACTTTAGTTTTCTTACTACATCCTCAATTTCCTTGTAATTGGGCTCGTTACCCAGTTCCTTTCCGACCCACTTATACGCTATTTTCCCATCCTTATCCAGGACAAAAACTGCCCTCTTAGCTAGAACGTAGCCCGGTAGGGGAGGAAATTCCATATCGATTCCGTAGGCCTTGACGGCATCCCTCTTATAGTCGCTCAATATGGTAAAGTTCAATTTATTGGCCTCCTTGAATGCCTTATTGCTGAAAGGTGGATCAACACTTATACCCAAAACTACGGCGTTGACTTCATTGAATTTAGCCATAGAGTCCCTGAAGGTACACATCTCCTTTGTGCAGACCGAGGTAAACGCGCCTGGGTAGAACGCCAATA containing:
- a CDS encoding alpha/beta hydrolase family protein, with translation MDPKEAYNIRAISEVKLEPRGLIHGETWIKDNNYLTTIYLNGKPLLEGKVSLPRFHGDDLYYVRNDGSASLMVQSAYGEPRVAAELGKILKYERHVKGLLILGEDLLDKQSAIAPFSTEKMKYRFDGRGLLRTRTSLYLLKDRELTKMLGGDFDVTDFSTNGKRVVVSTTQPDDDLGLNGLYELDVDNGEMWRIDRKEGIISAISVNEGGEVVYLGHDKGKNPWAVKEVILPERGERYQCGNTCGSSVLTDVFDGAKERLIYHDDEIITLGQVGGEVNLYRIADGKVEKITQGNHVIRLFDYNGSLAYSFTTPEKPSLLFHDGIYDPNPHVKGLTPVKVNSKIEGWGIITGDNPTILFIHGGPHMAYGYSYFVEFQFFASNGFNVIYANPTGSQGYGEEFAKGCVGDWGGKDMRELLDFVNDARRQFNLSKKIGVTGGSYGGFMTNWIETHTDVFSAAVSERGISNLVSMCGTSDIGFWFNAVEAGVEDPWSREGMDKLMRMSPIYYVDNAKTPIMFIHGEEDYRCPIEQAEQFHVALRSRGVESKLVRYQGDGHEHARKGKPDNMVHRLNLKLEWFRSHL
- the doxA gene encoding thiosulfate:quinone oxidoreductase small subunit, whose translation is MDRTAVVALIFGVLVIAFILGTGQWAYGNVVGPLVNYSKLPKLEITYANDVTKGNETLLILNVTDVDGPDAYPATVPLMEIYNSTWHVFLNSSEISNYTTKVIQAPWNENKRDYVNWYTGFAVPLGSEAQFQLALPMHLSPGSYTVKLFTPGISLKSEASATFVVS
- the doxD gene encoding thiosulfate:quinone oxidoreductase large subunit, with the translated sequence MAEKQLNPGNSTRMEYLFPIRFAVGWMFLDGGLRKAVLKPAKLDPSSSSFVGGKLVNFLPHAGPFKPFLLMTLENKALDVTFLTLFSYVEIIAGLFLILGLLTRLSAFAALLMSVGFAPAYWLGSTCEDEWQIGSLLTAGSVVLMLTATGRTMGLDALLYRKFGDRALSRKVPILNLIKLW
- a CDS encoding conjugal transfer protein, whose amino-acid sequence is MGKRSKSIFYSYLYDSLRFYGTALSLYEKIKNSREPLYPDLRAQEEMKIFHIARSFETLGKAYLTSYGFLIIFPSLIISTAKKGGLRAPRHLQKELNSLSILARQALNPKKLTNKLKHDPLGKSQLPDLFISSAKFMEQIGEKELATLYNKVSAYLSKPNNQRKYDDISQLRKEITDLIRFKEIYKELFEILKNCIEENSNEAICKTLTDETKKTLSSFINKTYLLDQIFSLLDLGLQGLYDGILYTAYLARAAEIADYTVGRTEEDEKYLAEIIDHQAEMFELLKRIEETNNQLIKDHELDDFMGQIEEESREFFKKLDVNRKDSQNPSQD
- a CDS encoding sulfite oxidase-like oxidoreductase — encoded protein: MENQTQIPPGQRAVKKFIYYAALGVPEVDINDYRFKVTGLVEKERSYTYEELIKMMDVSYKRDFHCVTGWSVLGVDWNGVKLKRLVEESVPKKEAKWVMFYSLDGYTTTVPLSDVLQEDSVLVLYVNGKPLTKEMGFPARPFFPHLYGWKSAKWVTSMELIPEYIDGYWEERGYHERGNVWDEERFKGIWGRHSKKRPIL
- a CDS encoding peroxiredoxin, with translation MPEVGEKAPDVELVDTDLKKVKISDFKGKVVVLAFYPGAFTSVCTKEMCTFRDSMAKFNEVNAVVLGISVDPPFSNKAFKEANKLNFTILSDYKRDAVKAYGIDMEFPPLPGYVLAKRAVFVLDKDGKIAYKWVGKELGNEPNYKEIEDVVRKLK